The following coding sequences are from one Acidobacteriota bacterium window:
- a CDS encoding TonB-dependent receptor codes for MTRKISIAAGLLLVLLLGFGGPALAQGSLTGSLQGVVRDDQGLAVPGVMVSVSSDALVRGKATTTTDSSGVYRFPSLPPGTYLLEATLTGFKKTQQAGVRVGLGQALAVDLKLRLDSVKTEVTVTAEAPIVSVVSNAVSNNFGQDFIEKQPLPRNYYSIIKTAPGVNADVTGNGSAILAYGGTQSRQNAYTIDGVNVADSGGGGYWLLPSIQWMDEIQVSGLGANAEYGAYTGGIINGVTKSGGNTFHGGVEFYYQPEAWTSNNAPEGFDNGGTFKFQDLAVSIGGPIAKDKLWFFASGEYWQQVTTPVGALDNTDRTIPRFLGKLTYQPTEKLRLSAMGEYDAVTQERRGVSAYTLPEASSKQDGPNATFALNSEYLANSSNFLALKLTGYDGRDDYLPYGGTSKPGRIDEDSGYAWVNQDIHQFDHRHNVMLDGSWSLYKDGLFGKKDSHAFKFGGSYETATASDEWLRNGGFTYYDYSGDCAGGLSEYFKNPACGPYYVERGWGEYNLHGQQTGIVFYAQDSMRLDRVTINAGIRYTHYDAGFQSGYGNTSVYKVDNWDPRIGIVWDVFGNARTAVKAHWGRYHSGMFTYMYDREVSGNVAIPDQDCYWDSSTNGYTDCDPKTSISATMGTINHPYVDEAIFTLEHQMSKDVVLGFDFIDRRFRSMMAMVDTTNDYTTVIAKNNPLTGGDLPIYILNSPTQFVLTTDNGSYRDYDSLVLRFEKRYANCWSLRSSIVWTDLNGNIASNSGYANEYRDKNGFTNYDGRIALSYSEWEFKLSGAVDLPLGFVASGQYTYLSGQYWTPYVRVSRGLNYNSSVGRDITLVSRGSEQFDDRNLLDLRLAWGMNFSGVGRLELSLECFNVLNKGTVLDNYNRWGTYDARSSRQTWTKASNYGDPYTIEQPRQVRAGARFTF; via the coding sequence ATGACACGGAAGATCTCCATCGCGGCCGGACTGCTCCTGGTCCTGCTGCTCGGCTTCGGGGGACCGGCCCTCGCCCAGGGCTCCCTCACCGGCAGCCTGCAGGGCGTCGTCCGGGATGACCAGGGTCTCGCCGTTCCCGGCGTCATGGTGTCGGTGTCTTCGGACGCGCTCGTGCGCGGGAAGGCGACGACGACGACCGACTCCAGCGGCGTCTACCGCTTCCCCTCGCTGCCGCCGGGAACCTATCTTCTCGAGGCGACGCTGACGGGCTTCAAAAAGACCCAGCAGGCTGGCGTCCGCGTCGGGCTGGGCCAGGCGCTCGCCGTCGACCTGAAGCTCAGGCTCGACTCGGTCAAGACGGAGGTCACGGTCACCGCCGAGGCGCCGATCGTCAGCGTCGTGTCCAACGCGGTCTCCAACAACTTCGGCCAGGACTTCATCGAGAAGCAGCCCCTGCCGCGCAACTACTACAGCATCATCAAGACCGCGCCCGGAGTGAACGCGGACGTGACGGGCAACGGAAGCGCCATCCTCGCGTACGGCGGCACGCAGTCCCGCCAGAACGCCTACACGATCGACGGCGTGAACGTCGCCGACTCCGGCGGCGGCGGCTACTGGCTGCTGCCGAGCATCCAGTGGATGGACGAGATCCAGGTGAGCGGGCTCGGCGCGAACGCCGAGTACGGCGCCTACACGGGCGGCATCATCAACGGCGTCACGAAGTCGGGTGGCAACACGTTCCACGGCGGGGTCGAGTTCTACTACCAGCCCGAAGCGTGGACCTCGAACAACGCTCCGGAAGGCTTCGACAACGGGGGCACGTTCAAGTTCCAGGACCTGGCCGTCAGCATCGGCGGGCCGATCGCGAAGGACAAGCTCTGGTTCTTCGCTTCCGGTGAGTACTGGCAGCAGGTCACGACGCCCGTGGGTGCGCTCGACAACACGGATCGCACGATCCCCCGCTTCCTCGGGAAGCTGACGTATCAGCCGACCGAGAAACTCCGCCTGTCGGCCATGGGCGAATACGATGCCGTGACCCAGGAGCGGCGGGGCGTCAGCGCGTACACGCTGCCCGAGGCGTCCAGCAAGCAGGACGGCCCGAACGCGACGTTCGCCCTGAATTCCGAGTACCTCGCCAACTCCAGCAACTTCCTGGCCCTCAAGCTCACGGGTTACGACGGCCGGGACGACTACCTTCCTTACGGCGGGACGAGCAAGCCGGGCCGCATCGACGAGGACTCGGGCTACGCCTGGGTCAACCAGGACATCCACCAGTTCGACCATCGCCACAACGTGATGCTCGACGGTTCCTGGAGCCTCTACAAAGACGGCCTCTTCGGCAAGAAAGACTCGCACGCCTTCAAGTTCGGCGGCAGCTACGAGACGGCGACCGCGTCGGACGAGTGGCTGCGCAACGGCGGCTTCACGTACTACGACTATTCGGGGGATTGCGCCGGAGGGCTCAGCGAGTACTTCAAGAACCCGGCGTGCGGTCCCTACTACGTCGAGCGCGGCTGGGGCGAGTACAACCTCCACGGCCAGCAGACCGGCATCGTCTTCTACGCGCAGGACTCGATGCGGCTCGACCGCGTCACGATCAACGCCGGAATCCGGTACACCCACTACGACGCAGGGTTCCAGTCCGGCTACGGAAACACCTCCGTCTACAAGGTGGACAACTGGGACCCGCGCATCGGCATCGTCTGGGACGTCTTCGGCAACGCCCGCACGGCGGTCAAGGCGCACTGGGGCCGGTACCACTCCGGCATGTTCACGTACATGTACGATCGCGAGGTCTCGGGCAACGTGGCGATTCCCGACCAGGACTGCTACTGGGATTCGAGCACGAACGGGTACACGGACTGCGACCCGAAGACGTCCATCTCGGCGACCATGGGCACGATCAACCACCCGTACGTCGACGAGGCGATCTTCACGCTCGAGCACCAGATGAGCAAGGACGTCGTGCTCGGGTTCGACTTCATCGACCGCCGGTTCCGCAGCATGATGGCCATGGTCGACACGACGAACGACTACACGACGGTCATTGCCAAGAACAACCCGCTGACGGGCGGCGACCTCCCGATCTACATCCTGAACTCCCCGACGCAGTTCGTCCTGACCACGGACAACGGAAGCTACCGCGACTACGATTCGCTCGTCCTCCGGTTCGAGAAGCGCTATGCAAACTGCTGGTCGCTGCGCTCCTCGATCGTCTGGACGGACCTGAACGGGAACATCGCGAGCAACAGCGGCTACGCGAACGAGTACCGCGACAAGAACGGTTTCACGAATTACGACGGCCGGATCGCCCTGTCCTACAGCGAATGGGAGTTCAAGCTCTCCGGCGCCGTGGACCTGCCGCTCGGGTTCGTCGCGAGCGGCCAGTACACCTACCTCTCCGGCCAGTACTGGACGCCGTACGTGCGCGTCAGCCGCGGCCTGAACTACAACTCCAGCGTCGGGCGCGACATCACGCTCGTCTCGCGCGGCTCCGAGCAGTTCGACGACCGGAATCTTCTCGACCTGCGCCTCGCCTGGGGCATGAATTTTTCCGGCGTCGGCAGGCTGGAGCTCTCGCTCGAGTGTTTCAACGTCCTGAACAAGGGCACGGTCCTCGACAACTACAACCGCTGGGGCACGTACGACGCACGGTCGTCGAGGCAGACCTGGACGAAGGCGAGCAACTACGGAGACCCCT
- a CDS encoding class D sortase — MAVKRLGTVLIAVGVVLLGIWAAARLHTILGSRRDRARFEEQRTAERALAPTATPASPVPASDAAPLPRLAEGPVDVSLWSDKRVKEWKESLEADRRAPLALLRMPRLKIDVPVLEGTDDLTLNRGAGWIEGTARPGEPGNVALSAHRDGFFRALKDVAVGDEIVLETPRETTRYAVAWTKIVDPDDVSVLDETDGPAVTLVTCYPFYFVGSAPHRLIVRATPLIAAPARTPGPRS; from the coding sequence GTGGCTGTGAAGCGCCTCGGGACCGTCCTCATCGCCGTAGGCGTCGTTCTCCTCGGCATCTGGGCCGCGGCTCGGCTGCACACGATCCTCGGGTCGCGGCGGGACCGGGCGCGGTTCGAGGAGCAGCGCACCGCCGAGCGGGCCCTCGCTCCAACCGCGACACCCGCGAGCCCCGTTCCCGCCTCGGACGCCGCGCCCCTTCCCCGGCTCGCGGAGGGGCCGGTGGACGTTTCGCTCTGGTCGGACAAGCGCGTCAAGGAATGGAAGGAAAGCCTCGAGGCCGACCGCCGCGCGCCGCTCGCCCTCCTGCGGATGCCGCGCCTGAAGATCGACGTCCCGGTCCTCGAGGGCACGGACGACCTGACGCTCAACCGCGGCGCCGGCTGGATCGAGGGCACGGCGCGCCCCGGCGAGCCCGGCAACGTCGCCCTTTCGGCGCACCGCGATGGCTTCTTCCGCGCTCTCAAGGACGTCGCCGTCGGCGACGAGATCGTCCTCGAGACGCCGCGAGAGACGACGCGGTACGCCGTGGCATGGACGAAGATCGTCGACCCGGACGACGTGTCCGTGCTCGACGAAACCGACGGCCCCGCGGTCACGCTCGTGACGTGCTACCCGTTCTACTTCGTCGGGTCGGCGCCCCATCGGTTGATCGTCCGCGCGACGCCGCTCATCGCGGCTCCAGCCCGCACGCCCGGCCCGCGATCCTGA
- the cax gene encoding calcium/proton exchanger, with translation MKILRLFLAFVPLALAAEWLFHSPALVFVFACLGLLPLAGAMGEATEQLAHRTGERVGGLLNATLGNAAELIITVVALRAGKVELVKASIVGSILGNLLLILGLSLLVGGLKNGLQRFDPRAAGTASTMMLLSVIGLLIPTLFEVVHKVQRHLPLLSESPDPLLDRLSLGVAGVLMLVYVLSLVFSLTTPSRGIAPEVGVTYDEASAPEGAWSLGKAVGVLVGATLATVVLSELLVGAIEPVVRRTGVSEVFLGIVLIPLVGNVAEHLVSVSAAAKNRMELSLAISLGSSQQIALFVAPLLVFVSLLFGKEMTLFFNPFEVAVLGVSVLIAGQIAADGESNWLEGAQLLVVYAIVAMAFLWL, from the coding sequence GTGAAGATCCTCCGCCTTTTCCTCGCGTTCGTCCCGCTCGCGCTCGCCGCCGAGTGGCTGTTTCACTCGCCCGCGCTCGTTTTCGTGTTCGCGTGCCTCGGCCTCCTCCCGCTCGCGGGCGCCATGGGCGAGGCGACGGAGCAGCTCGCGCACCGCACGGGCGAGCGCGTGGGCGGCCTTCTGAACGCGACGCTCGGGAACGCCGCCGAGCTCATCATCACGGTCGTCGCGCTCAGGGCCGGGAAGGTCGAGCTCGTCAAGGCCTCGATCGTCGGCTCGATCCTCGGGAACCTCCTCCTCATCCTCGGCCTGTCGCTCCTCGTCGGCGGGCTCAAGAACGGGCTCCAGCGCTTCGACCCGCGCGCGGCGGGCACGGCCTCCACGATGATGCTGCTCTCGGTGATCGGGCTCCTGATCCCGACGCTCTTCGAGGTCGTCCACAAGGTGCAGCGCCACCTGCCGCTCCTCTCCGAGTCGCCGGACCCGCTCCTCGACAGGCTCTCCCTCGGCGTCGCGGGCGTCCTGATGCTCGTTTACGTGCTCTCGCTCGTCTTCTCGCTCACGACGCCGTCGCGCGGGATCGCGCCCGAGGTCGGCGTGACCTACGACGAAGCGTCCGCTCCCGAGGGCGCGTGGAGCCTCGGAAAGGCGGTGGGCGTCCTCGTCGGTGCGACCCTCGCGACGGTCGTCCTCTCGGAGCTCCTCGTCGGCGCCATCGAGCCCGTCGTGCGGCGCACGGGCGTCTCGGAGGTCTTCCTCGGCATCGTCCTCATCCCGCTCGTCGGCAACGTCGCCGAGCACCTCGTCTCGGTCTCGGCCGCTGCGAAGAACCGGATGGAGCTGTCTCTCGCGATCTCGCTCGGCTCGAGTCAGCAGATCGCCCTCTTCGTCGCGCCGCTCCTCGTCTTCGTCTCGCTTCTCTTCGGGAAAGAGATGACGCTCTTCTTCAACCCGTTCGAAGTCGCGGTCCTCGGCGTCTCCGTCCTCATCGCGGGCCAGATCGCGGCGGACGGCGAGTCGAACTGGCTCGAGGGCGCCCAGCTCCTCGTCGTCTACGCGATCGTTGCGATGGCATTCCTGTGGCTGTGA
- a CDS encoding hemerythrin family protein: MPLVDLDTIPQVPLDFVNADHREEGRLLNAVADSVGALEAGLGDAAAALASLAALRDHTAAHFGREDDAMRRTGFPAFPVHHAEHVRVLTELDDEIRRFRETGDAARLRAWVLGDVPQWFVNHIQTMDLVTARFIAGRG; this comes from the coding sequence ATGCCGCTCGTCGATCTCGATACGATTCCCCAGGTGCCCCTCGACTTCGTGAACGCGGACCATCGCGAGGAAGGGCGACTCCTGAACGCCGTGGCCGACTCGGTGGGCGCGCTCGAGGCGGGGTTGGGCGACGCGGCCGCGGCGCTCGCGAGCCTCGCGGCGCTGCGCGATCACACGGCCGCCCACTTCGGCCGCGAGGACGACGCGATGCGGCGCACCGGCTTTCCGGCGTTCCCGGTCCACCATGCCGAGCACGTGCGGGTCCTCACCGAGCTGGACGACGAGATCCGCCGCTTCCGGGAGACGGGCGACGCCGCGCGCCTCAGGGCATGGGTCCTCGGCGACGTCCCGCAGTGGTTCGTGAACCACATCCAGACGATGGACCTCGTCACGGCCCGCTTCATCGCCGGCCGCGGCTGA
- a CDS encoding DUF3365 domain-containing protein, producing the protein MSLFVKFNLILVLVFAVALVPAAYLSNQLLQTNARTQIVQNARIMMQTALATRGYTNKQIKPLLAPRLAEEFLPQSVPAYSATEIFNNLRESNPEYTYKEATLNPTNPRDRTVDWEADVVNAFRADPKLTEVIGEREGPLGRSLHLARPIKITDAGCLSCHTTPELAPASVVRAYGTSNGYGWKLNETVGAQIVTVPMSVPFAMATKAFHTLLATLVGVFVFILVFLNILLWFVVIRPIRTLSSMADRISTGNLDVPEVRVRGTDEVAVLAGSFNRMRISLSKALKMLEDE; encoded by the coding sequence ATGTCACTGTTCGTCAAGTTCAACTTGATCCTGGTTCTCGTTTTCGCCGTGGCGCTCGTGCCGGCGGCCTACCTCTCGAACCAGCTGCTCCAGACGAACGCCCGCACGCAGATCGTCCAGAACGCGCGGATCATGATGCAGACCGCGCTCGCGACGCGCGGCTACACGAACAAGCAGATCAAGCCGCTCCTCGCGCCGCGCCTCGCGGAGGAGTTCCTCCCGCAGTCCGTCCCGGCGTACTCGGCGACGGAGATCTTCAACAACCTCCGGGAGAGCAACCCCGAGTACACCTACAAGGAAGCGACCCTGAACCCGACGAACCCCCGCGACCGGACGGTCGACTGGGAGGCGGACGTCGTGAACGCGTTCCGCGCGGACCCGAAGCTCACGGAGGTCATCGGCGAACGCGAAGGGCCGCTCGGCCGGTCGCTGCACCTCGCGCGCCCGATCAAGATCACGGACGCCGGCTGTCTCAGCTGCCACACGACGCCCGAGCTCGCGCCCGCCTCGGTCGTGAGGGCGTACGGGACGAGCAACGGCTACGGCTGGAAGCTGAACGAGACGGTGGGTGCGCAGATCGTCACCGTCCCCATGTCCGTGCCCTTCGCGATGGCGACGAAGGCGTTCCACACGCTCCTCGCGACGCTCGTGGGAGTCTTCGTCTTCATTCTCGTGTTCCTGAACATTCTCCTGTGGTTCGTCGTCATCCGGCCGATCCGGACTCTCTCCTCGATGGCGGACCGCATCTCGACCGGAAATCTCGACGTGCCCGAGGTCCGCGTGCGCGGCACCGACGAGGTGGCCGTGCTCGCCGGCTCCTTCAACCGGATGAGGATCAGCCTCTCGAAGGCGCTCAAGATGCTCGAGGACGAATGA
- a CDS encoding serine/threonine protein kinase, with product MTDGHLAPGTRFGDYEILAELGAGGMGRVYRAKDLTLERSVALKTLAPQFGSDTGFVQRFLKEARAAARLNHPNIVQIYDFGQVGETYYLAMEYVDGHSLGAYLRRGHFSERDAILVIRHACRALAVAHAEGLVHRDIKPDNLMLTSKGEVKLVDLGIAKRVDEDQSLTQTGQAVGTPHYISPEQIRGTRDVDARADIYSLGATLYHLVTGHTPFRGTSGALVMSMHLAQPLADPRTYVAGLSEGLCRVIRKMMAKDRGERYADVDTLDRDLYRLQTGEVPEGAEPGDTAVETIIRDDVRAAPGRPRSGPSPAHTPTHTPAPHPAFDSGVLNRVEELLAADVGPMARVLVRRAAKTAPSLEALCGELAEQVEAGSAREAFRSKCLLAGRAATPPPAPAPPRTPPPPQGSTVPRTTPPPLEKRATPAPSHSTPGAASGVPGNTLYMTDEGLHALEAELAKHVGPLARVLVKKAVKGSGNMSHVITKLELEIDSDDARRAFRAAVKKLR from the coding sequence ATGACGGACGGCCACCTCGCGCCGGGAACGCGTTTCGGGGACTACGAGATCCTCGCCGAACTCGGAGCGGGCGGGATGGGACGCGTCTACCGCGCGAAGGACCTCACGCTCGAGCGCTCGGTCGCGCTCAAGACGCTCGCGCCCCAGTTCGGATCCGACACCGGTTTCGTCCAGCGGTTCCTGAAGGAAGCCCGCGCGGCGGCGCGCCTGAACCACCCGAACATCGTCCAGATCTACGACTTCGGTCAGGTCGGCGAGACGTACTACCTCGCGATGGAGTACGTGGACGGCCATTCGCTCGGCGCGTACCTCCGCCGCGGGCACTTCAGCGAGCGCGACGCGATCCTCGTGATCCGCCACGCCTGCCGCGCGCTCGCCGTCGCGCACGCCGAGGGGCTCGTCCACCGCGACATCAAGCCCGACAACCTCATGCTCACGAGCAAGGGCGAGGTCAAGCTCGTGGACCTCGGGATCGCCAAGCGCGTGGACGAGGACCAGTCCTTGACGCAGACGGGCCAGGCCGTCGGCACGCCGCACTACATCTCGCCGGAGCAGATCCGCGGCACGCGCGACGTGGACGCCCGCGCGGACATCTACTCCCTCGGCGCGACGCTCTACCACCTCGTGACGGGACACACGCCATTCCGCGGGACGTCCGGAGCGCTCGTGATGTCCATGCACCTCGCCCAGCCCCTCGCCGACCCGCGCACGTACGTGGCGGGCCTCTCGGAGGGGCTGTGCCGCGTGATCCGGAAGATGATGGCGAAGGACCGCGGCGAGCGCTACGCCGACGTCGACACGCTCGACCGCGACCTCTACCGTCTGCAGACGGGAGAGGTGCCCGAGGGGGCCGAGCCCGGAGACACGGCGGTCGAGACGATCATCCGCGACGACGTGCGGGCGGCGCCCGGGCGGCCCCGCTCCGGCCCGTCGCCGGCGCATACGCCGACGCACACTCCGGCGCCGCATCCGGCGTTCGACTCCGGCGTCCTGAACCGCGTCGAGGAACTCCTCGCCGCGGACGTCGGCCCGATGGCGCGCGTCCTCGTGCGGCGCGCGGCGAAGACCGCGCCGTCGCTCGAGGCGCTCTGCGGGGAACTGGCCGAGCAGGTCGAGGCCGGATCCGCGCGCGAGGCGTTCCGGTCGAAGTGCCTCCTCGCCGGCCGCGCCGCGACTCCGCCGCCCGCGCCCGCGCCGCCCCGGACGCCTCCGCCCCCGCAAGGCTCCACGGTGCCGCGCACGACGCCGCCGCCGCTCGAGAAGAGGGCGACGCCGGCGCCCTCGCACTCGACGCCCGGCGCCGCGTCCGGCGTGCCGGGAAACACGCTGTACATGACGGACGAGGGCCTGCACGCCCTCGAGGCCGAGCTCGCGAAGCACGTCGGCCCGCTGGCTCGCGTCCTCGTGAAGAAGGCCGTGAAGGGATCGGGCAACATGTCGCACGTGATCACGAAGCTCGAGCTCGAGATCGACTCGGACGACGCCCGCCGCGCCTTCCGCGCGGCGGTCAAGAAGCTGCGCTGA